The sequence GGAAAACTGAGCGCTATTTTCGACAGTAGTCATCATTACATTTGGACCATTGATCATGATGGAAAACTAACCTCTTTCAATAAAAATTATTATGACCTTATCACCAGTATTTATAATACAAAACCGTTTCTTGGTATTGTATTAAACAGGGGGGTTTTAGCTAATGATAAAGAATACACCGAACTTTTACAATTTCACTATGACAAATCTTTTCGGGGATTGGCAACAAATTTTGAAATAGAAACAAGAGATAAGGACAATAAGAATATTTATCTGGAGGTGTTTTTTAATCCGATATACGAAAATGAAAGAGTAGTAGAAGTTAGCGGTATAGCTCATAACATTACCGAAAAAAAACATGTACAGCAAAGAATGGAATTTTCTTTGAAAGAAAAAGAAGTTTTACTCAGAGAGGTGCATCACCGTGTTAAAAATAATATGCAGGTTATCAGTAGTATTCTAAACTTGCAGTCCTCTTACGTTTCTGACGAGTATGCCTTAACGCTGTTAAAAGAGAGCCAGAACCGCATAAAAACCATGGCTTACATTCACGAGAGTTTATATCAGAATAAGTCTTTCAGTTCAGTTGATTTTTCAGACTATGTTTACACGCTGGTGAATAACATTGTTCAGTCTTATTCGGCTTCCAGCGAAAAAATTAAACTGGAGCTTAATATTGAAAAAGTATCACTCTCCCTAGATAGCTCTATACCTGCAGGGCTTATTATAAACGAACTTATCACCAATGCTATAAAACACGCTTTCCCCGGGGAGAAACAAGGAATAATTACCTTTAATTTACGGTGCGAAAATAATTTTGTATTTTTAGAGTTGAAAGATAACGGCGTTGGATTTGCTCCAGGGATCGATTTTGAGAATAGCCACTCGCTTGGTTTACAATTAGTTAACACTCTTATAGAACAGATAGAGGGGAAGTTAAAATTTAAATCAAAAAAGGATATGGGTACCGAAGTTTTAGTTACTTTTAAAATGTAATTGTTATTATGGAAAAGCTAAACATATTTATTGTTGAAGATGAGAGTATAGTTGCTAAAGACATTCAAAATAGCCTCACTAAATTAGGTTATAACGTGATTGGATTTGCAAATAACGGGAAGGATGCTATTGATAAAATTACAGAGTTGATGCCCGATCTTATTTTGATGGATATCATGATAAAAGGTCCATTGACTGGCATTGAAGTGAGCGAGAAAATTAAGGAGAAAATGAATGTGCCGGTTATTTTCTTAACGGCGTATGCAGATGAAGGAACGCTTTCAAGAGCAAAAATAACTGAGCCATACGGATATATTTTAAAACCTTTCAAGGAAATTGACCTGCATTCTACAATAGAAATGGCGGTTTATAAACATCAGAAAGATTCGGCTTTATTAAAGGAAAGAGACTTTTTATATTCGCTTGTTGAAAACAAAGACGAAAAAGCAAAAGATATTTTGTTTGTAAAATCAAACAGTCGTTTAGTAAAAGTTTATTTGAAAGATATTTATTTTGTAGAAGCCCTTAAAGACTATGTGATTATAAATACAGAGTTTGCAAGATACACAGTGCATAGTACTATGAAAGAGCTGGATAAGAAACTTGGAAACGTTGAGTTTGTGAGGGTTCACCGTTCGTTTATTGCACGTCTTGATAAAATTCAAAGTATCGACAATCAGAATGTTGTTCTTGAAAACGAGAAAAAAATTATTCCGGTTGGTGGCTCTTATAGAGAAGAGTTGATGCAAAAGCTTAACCTGCTTTAAAATTACTAAAAGACATACTACAATTAATAGCAAGCGATTGCAGCAATAGGCTGTAAATTTGTTTCTTAATTTAGTTATGTCAAAAACCAAAACAACTTATTTTTGTCAGAATTGCGGGGCTCAGTCGGCTAAATGGATAGGAAAGTGTCCGAGCTGCAATGAGTGGAATACTTATGTGGAGGAAGTGATTCACAAAGAATCAAAGAATGACAGGCTACAATTATTTTCAGCTAATAAAAATCCAAAGAACACTTCGAATAAGTCTATCCTTTTACAAGACGTAGGACTCCAGGATTTTCCCCGCATTGCCGTTCCGGGAAAAGAATTAACGCGTGTGTTGGGTGGCGGCATTGTTCCGGGAAGCCTT is a genomic window of Sphingobacteriaceae bacterium containing:
- a CDS encoding DNA-binding response regulator translates to MEKLNIFIVEDESIVAKDIQNSLTKLGYNVIGFANNGKDAIDKITELMPDLILMDIMIKGPLTGIEVSEKIKEKMNVPVIFLTAYADEGTLSRAKITEPYGYILKPFKEIDLHSTIEMAVYKHQKDSALLKERDFLYSLVENKDEKAKDILFVKSNSRLVKVYLKDIYFVEALKDYVIINTEFARYTVHSTMKELDKKLGNVEFVRVHRSFIARLDKIQSIDNQNVVLENEKKIIPVGGSYREELMQKLNLL